The following coding sequences lie in one Eubacterium ventriosum genomic window:
- a CDS encoding helix-turn-helix domain-containing protein, with product MRKGDKRLKYEDRKEIEKMKNDGVRVVVIAEKIGVHRATIYNELKRGGTPYRAEVAQKTI from the coding sequence ATGCGTAAAGGAGATAAGCGATTAAAGTACGAAGATAGAAAAGAAATTGAAAAAATGAAGAATGACGGCGTAAGGGTCGTGGTCATTGCCGAAAAAATCGGAGTACACCGAGCCACAATTTACAACGAGTTAAAACGTGGCGGGACACCTTACAGAGCGGAAGTAGCACAAAAAACAATATAG
- a CDS encoding Holliday junction resolvase RecU: MINQGFVTDSDTEKELKKWQQARTTAVDEDKLKQQYKNRLNNAQGQHFEREILAGCRMYESHGIATIDKTPEPFRVTSKNHRTGEFTGRFSTHAQPDFQGTLYGGRSIMFEAKRTSKDRITRNVLTDTQMDVLEKHSRLGALCGVCICIQDDFFFIPWNVWRDMKEMYGRQYLKPDDIEEYKVKFDGAVHFLMHTEELKGAYENAERKR; encoded by the coding sequence TTGATAAATCAAGGATTTGTGACCGATTCGGACACGGAAAAAGAATTAAAGAAGTGGCAGCAGGCAAGAACCACGGCAGTAGATGAAGATAAATTAAAACAGCAGTATAAAAACAGGCTCAACAATGCACAGGGGCAGCACTTTGAAAGAGAGATTTTAGCCGGGTGCAGAATGTACGAGAGCCACGGTATAGCAACTATTGATAAAACACCCGAACCATTCAGAGTAACAAGCAAGAACCACAGGACAGGAGAATTTACCGGGCGTTTCAGTACACACGCACAACCCGACTTTCAAGGGACCTTATACGGTGGGCGTTCGATAATGTTTGAAGCAAAGAGGACAAGCAAAGACAGGATAACCCGAAATGTGCTTACAGATACGCAAATGGACGTATTAGAAAAGCATAGCCGATTAGGGGCGTTATGTGGGGTGTGTATCTGTATACAGGATGATTTTTTCTTTATTCCGTGGAATGTATGGCGTGATATGAAAGAAATGTACGGCAGGCAGTACCTAAAGCCGGATGATATAGAGGAATACAAGGTTAAGTTTGACGGTGCGGTACATTTCTTGATGCACACCGAGGAATTGAAAGGAGCATACGAAAATGCAGAGCGAAAAAGATAA
- a CDS encoding CYTH domain-containing protein, with translation MEIERKYIPKTLPENLAQYKHHKIEQAYLNTAPVVRIRKQDNEYFLTYKGGGMMAREEYNLPLNEKSYNHLLTKADGNIITKTRYYIPIHNGLTAELDIFEGKFTNMTLVEVEFSSIDKANSFNPPEWFGKDVTHDGRFHNSYLSQIDCCLGK, from the coding sequence ATGGAAATTGAAAGAAAATACATTCCAAAGACTCTGCCTGAAAACCTTGCCCAGTACAAGCATCACAAGATTGAACAGGCATACCTTAACACCGCTCCTGTCGTTCGAATCAGGAAGCAAGATAATGAATACTTTCTCACATACAAAGGTGGGGGAATGATGGCACGGGAAGAATATAATTTGCCATTAAACGAAAAAAGTTACAATCACCTTTTAACAAAAGCTGACGGAAACATCATTACAAAAACACGATATTATATTCCAATTCACAATGGTCTTACCGCTGAACTTGACATTTTCGAAGGTAAGTTTACAAATATGACTCTTGTGGAAGTTGAGTTTTCCTCAATTGATAAAGCCAATAGCTTTAATCCGCCTGAATGGTTTGGAAAAGATGTTACACATGACGGACGTTTTCATAACAGTTATCTAAGCCAGATTGACTGCTGCCTTGGAAAGTAA
- a CDS encoding 3'-5' exonuclease — translation MIATIDFETTGLKAGEDEVLQVSIIDENYNVLLNVYCRPNNKGSWEDAQAVHGITPLMVANELPFERYVPTVLDILSKADKVIAYNAAFEDSYLKAYGIEVDPEKWIDPMIMFAEIYGEWNERRGSYKWQSLTKCATYYGYEFKAHDSLEDVKATLYCYKKMEEDIERRKGKC, via the coding sequence TTGATTGCAACTATTGATTTTGAAACAACAGGATTAAAAGCAGGAGAGGACGAGGTATTACAGGTATCAATTATTGATGAAAACTATAATGTCTTGCTTAATGTTTATTGTAGACCGAACAATAAAGGCAGTTGGGAGGATGCACAGGCGGTACACGGCATTACTCCACTTATGGTAGCCAATGAGTTACCGTTTGAAAGATATGTACCTACGGTGCTTGATATTCTAAGCAAGGCGGACAAGGTAATAGCCTATAATGCAGCGTTTGAAGATAGTTACCTAAAGGCATACGGAATAGAGGTAGACCCGGAAAAATGGATTGACCCTATGATTATGTTTGCAGAAATCTATGGAGAATGGAACGAACGCAGAGGTAGTTACAAGTGGCAGAGCCTTACCAAGTGTGCAACATACTACGGTTACGAGTTTAAGGCTCACGATTCCTTAGAGGATGTAAAAGCAACCTTGTATTGCTACAAAAAAATGGAAGAGGACATAGAAAGGAGAAAGGGGAAATGCTGA
- a CDS encoding SUMF1/EgtB/PvdO family nonheme iron enzyme, with the protein MNTVDHNNVVIFDDRGIPSIMCRFVRPKDTEEVPAVFKIGDKVADAIYISKYPNIVIDGRAYSMPMADPTVNITFDGAVQACRCKGLGWHLMTAVEYEYLLNQSREKGTMPHGNTDWGKDYYHNDEQGKVSNLGRTYTGTGPVTWNHDHTPYGVSDLNGNVWEWLAGLRIKDGVIEFIPDNKAASPYCDLSKDSAGWQQAETSKGPVRANVECGEITITDAVAADDYEPDYDGVRIEKLEVELSEIPQVLKDLGIIPDKRAEEEGKTYVYFDATEGEYMPLRGSAFGSTSGSGPSALILDGPRSDSDDLVGFRSAFYEVNGKLITE; encoded by the coding sequence ATGAACACAGTAGACCACAACAATGTAGTAATTTTTGATGATAGAGGGATTCCCTCTATTATGTGCAGATTCGTAAGACCAAAGGATACCGAAGAGGTCCCGGCAGTATTCAAAATCGGGGATAAGGTGGCAGATGCCATTTACATATCCAAGTACCCGAATATCGTAATTGACGGCAGAGCCTACAGTATGCCAATGGCAGACCCGACCGTAAATATCACATTTGACGGTGCGGTACAGGCTTGCAGATGCAAAGGGTTAGGTTGGCATCTTATGACCGCCGTAGAGTACGAATATCTGTTAAATCAGAGCAGAGAAAAAGGCACAATGCCACACGGTAACACCGATTGGGGCAAGGACTACTACCACAATGACGAACAGGGCAAGGTAAGTAATCTTGGAAGAACATACACAGGTACAGGACCGGTTACATGGAATCACGACCATACACCTTATGGAGTATCAGACCTTAACGGTAATGTATGGGAATGGTTGGCAGGATTAAGGATTAAGGACGGAGTAATAGAGTTTATCCCGGACAATAAAGCAGCATCCCCATACTGCGACCTGTCAAAGGATAGTGCCGGATGGCAGCAGGCGGAAACATCCAAGGGACCGGTAAGGGCAAATGTGGAATGTGGAGAAATCACAATTACGGATGCCGTGGCAGCAGATGATTACGAGCCGGATTATGACGGAGTACGAATTGAGAAATTAGAGGTTGAGTTATCAGAAATTCCACAGGTGCTTAAAGATTTGGGAATTATCCCGGATAAAAGAGCAGAGGAAGAGGGAAAGACCTATGTATACTTTGATGCCACCGAGGGCGAATATATGCCTCTCCGTGGGTCGGCGTTCGGCAGTACTTCTGGTTCGGGTCCGTCCGCTCTCATCTTGGATGGCCCTCGTTCCGACTCGGACGACCTCGTTGGTTTCCGCTCCGCTTTTTATGAGGTAAACGGAAAACTGATTACTGAATAA
- a CDS encoding DJ-1 family glyoxalase III: protein MKTVYAFLADGMEEVEALMVIDLLRRTKKLNVVTVSIKDELLVKSSHNIKLYADKNINEIDFSSGDCIFLPGGMPGTTNLGACEKLADEIVEYNNQGKLLAAICAAPTVFSNLGLLKDKNATSYPSFEDQMECNNYGGGVVRDGNFITGKGLGVALEMGLEIISYLVDEETAGEVAKAIQYDGVK from the coding sequence ATGAAGACAGTTTATGCGTTTCTTGCAGATGGAATGGAAGAAGTGGAAGCTTTAATGGTAATTGACCTTTTAAGAAGAACTAAGAAGCTGAATGTGGTTACAGTTTCAATTAAGGATGAGTTACTGGTGAAAAGTTCACATAACATTAAATTGTATGCTGACAAAAATATTAATGAAATAGACTTTAGTAGTGGAGATTGCATTTTCCTTCCAGGTGGGATGCCCGGAACTACTAATTTAGGAGCATGTGAAAAGCTTGCTGATGAGATAGTAGAATATAACAATCAGGGAAAATTACTTGCAGCTATTTGTGCGGCACCTACAGTTTTTAGTAATTTAGGTTTGCTTAAAGATAAGAATGCTACAAGCTATCCTTCTTTTGAGGATCAGATGGAATGTAATAACTATGGCGGTGGAGTAGTAAGAGATGGCAATTTCATAACAGGTAAAGGACTTGGTGTTGCCCTTGAAATGGGACTTGAAATTATTAGTTATTTAGTTGATGAAGAAACAGCAGGTGAAGTGGCAAAGGCTATACAATATGATGGAGTAAAATAG